Proteins from a genomic interval of Aspergillus flavus chromosome 7, complete sequence:
- a CDS encoding monooxygenase codes for MANPKPKFRVVIVGGSIAGLTLAHCLLRNNIDFVVLEAHSEIAPQVGASIGIIPNGARILDQLGLFDDILATTEPLRESFYWTGEGNLIVRNDTPQLIQKRHGYPIAFIDRQVVLKVLYDHLAEHQDRVLTGKKVVKVEDLHGKVKVHCEDHSVFDGDFVVGADGVRSIVRQQMWDYMDSKGLEREALRERNAMTSEYNCVFGISTAVPGLDPGSGHRTFGEGFSFLTLIGKEGRVYWFFFTKMDRVYSASEIPRFNQGLIDEHVAPYLQKQISDTVPFAALYERAITRTFLSLEEAEYKHWAIDRWICIGDSAHKMTPNLGQGGNSAIESAASLANTLASIIEASREPRVSVNDLNDYLQPWQKKRQDRVKDVFKSAHGLTRLEALATWKDKCIALYLFPYISSYLADKASKIIVGATKLDCVPLPPRALQCTMPFTNFHPPRDEAIWKRALWTLPLIGIYAVGKATALPLILNTRPYLYTLFKKGAWTAGNGEVLSLTKPLYHNLFLDNLFRPFITCFLPSITGSDPNSRIQMLSFMTDLGSIYGIWLLESYRNAHSWTHALLPLAAGTAFQLKGIWMIAPFYSALEYLITPLSTLLSGSSSNKEIDAVTTESLVLSTLAGYYTTTFSNFFAPSHQSRQWFNAMWQIFPVTIPLLQISFSLAKRWVSPSSPAQDKIDQKQEQRKRMQTIRYAYGAFALISGLTFIYGRFTAPPGVSFWRLFVPGLQDHLAPVTSFSDGIARFLQYDELLSMASAYVWLGLRFRELKQAGARFSWTRAAGAFVTSLLALGPGATFALGWGWREELLHQVAEEL; via the exons ATGGCGAATCCTAAGCCAAAGTTCCGCGTGGTGATTGTGGGCGGGTCTATCGCAGGCTTAACTTTAGCTCACTGCCTGCTGAGGAACAATATTGACTTCGTGGTGCTCGAGGCTCATAGTGAGATCGCACCTCAGGTCGGCGCCTCAATCGGCATCATACCCAACGGTGCTCGCATCCTGGATCAGCTGGGCCTGTTTGATGATATTTTGGCCACTACAGAGCCCCTGCGGGAGTCATTCTACTGGACCGGGGAGGGAAACCTCATTGTCCGGAATGACACTCCGCAGCTGATACAGAAGAGGCATGGTTATCCTATTGCTTTTATTGATCGTCAGGTCGTACTAAAGGTCCTCTACGATCATCTTGCGGAACACCAAGATCGTGTCCTTACGGGCAAAAAGGTCGTCAAAGTCGAGGATTTGCATGGCAAGGTCAAGGTTCACTGTGAAGATCATTCAGTCTTCGACGGTGATTTTGTAGTCGGAGCTGAtggtgtacggagtattgtTCGACAACAAATGTGGGACTACATGGACTCTAAGGGTCTCGAAAGAGAGGCTttgagagaaagaaatg CAATGACATCTGAGTATAACTGTGTCTTTGGCATCTCAACCGCCGTCCCAGGTTTGGACCCCGGAAGCGGGCACCGAACCTTTGGCGAGGGCTTTTCGTTCCTGACTCTCATCGGTAAAGAGGGTCGGGTCTACTGGTTCTTTTTTACTAAGATGGATCGAGTATACTCTGCCTCCGAGATCCCGCGGTTCAACCAGGGCTTGATTGACGAGCATGTTGCCCCCTACCTACAAAAGCAAATCAGCGATACCGTCCCTTTCGCTGCGTTGTACGAGAGGGCGATAACCCGGACTTTCCTGTCATTGGAAGAGGCTGAATATAAGCATTGGGCCATCGATAGGTGGATTTGTATTGGGGATTCCGCTCATAAG ATGACTCCAAATCTTGGTCAAGGCGGAAACAGCGCCATTGAAAGTGCTGCGTCTCTCGCCAATACTCTTGCTAGCATAATTGAAGCCTCCCGTGAGCCCAGAGTCTCAGTAAATGATCTAAACGACTACCTGCAGCCTTGGCAAAAGAAACGTCAGGATCGTGTGAAGGACGTTTTCAAGTCAGCACACGGCCTTACTCGACTAGAGGCATTGGCAACGTGGAAGGATAAATGCATTGCACTCTATCTCTTCCCATACATCAGCAGCTACCTAGCCGATAAAGCATCGAAGATTATCGTCGGTGCAACAAAGCTCGACTGTGTACCACTACCGCCAAGAGCATTGCAGTGCACGATGCCATTTACCAACTTTCATCCGCCTCGAGATGAAGCGATCTGGAAGCGAGCTCTGTGGACGTTGCCATTGATCGGGATTTACGCTGTTGGAAAAGCCACTGCATTACCGTTGATCCTGAATACTCGACCCTATCTATACACGCTCTTTAAGAAAGGAGCCTGGACAGCAGGTAATGGAGAGGTCCTTAGTTTGACCAAGCCCCTCTACCATAACCTCTTCCTCGATAACTTGTTCAGGCCTTTTATTACCTGCTTTTTGCCCTCCATCACTGGGTCTGATCCGAATTCGCGGATCCAGATGCTTTCATTTATGACAGACCTGGGGTCCATTTATGGAATCTGGCTACTAGAGAGCTATCGCAACGCTCACTCCTGGACCCACGCCCTTCT CCCCCTGGCAGCAGGTACAGCATTCCAACTGAAGGGGATATGGATGATTGCTCCATTCTATTCCGCCCTGGAGTATCTTATCACGCCTCTATCCACTCTGCTTTcaggcagcagcagcaacaaggAAATCGATGCTGTCACCACTGAATCCCTGGTCTTGTCGACCTTGGCTGGATACTATACGACCACTTTTTCCAACTTCTTCGCACCGAGTCATCAATCACGCCAATGGTTTAATGCGATGTGGCAAATCTTCCCAGTGACAATCCCTCTCCTTCAGATCTCTTTCTCGCTCGCGAAACGCTGGGTCTCGCCCTCTTCACCAGCCCAAGATAAGATAGACCAAAAGcaagaacagagaaaaagaatgcaAACCATCCGCTACGCATACGGAGCTTTCGCTCTAATCTCAGGTCTCACATTCATTTACGGCCGATTCACAGCCCCACCAGGTGTCTCCTTCTGGAGACTTTTCGTTCCGGGTCTGCAGGATCATTTGGCCCCCGTGACTTCTTTCAGTGACGGAATTGCACGCTTCTTGCAGTACGATGAGCTACTTTCCATGGCGAGTGCGTATGTATGGCTCGGACTGCGTTTCCGCGAGCTAAAGCAAGCGGGGGCTCGGTTTTCTTGGACTCGGGCCGCGGGGGCTTTCGTTACGTCTTTATTGGCTTTGGGGCCTGGAGCAACGTTTGCTCTGGGATGGGGGTGGCGCGAGGAGCTCCTGCACCAGGTGGCCGAGGAGCTTTGA
- a CDS encoding uncharacterized protein (expressed protein): protein MATIQNNRIDKSQPLTPVYSFCSDGDTYLFTTLHKNSQYQFTVPLSAAADHATRYTIFSNMVYMLQQAKATVSKICQLPEWDLTPTLSASPSLPGAVEAGGNV, encoded by the coding sequence ATGGCGACTATACAAAATAACCGGATAGACAAGAGTCAACCTCTAACTCCCGTCTATAGCTTTTGCAGTGATGGGGACACGTACCTATTTACTACTCTACACAAGAATTCACAATACCAGTTCACGGTGCCACTCTCCGCCGCCGCTGATCACGCCACTCGATATACTATCTTTAGCAACATGGTGTACATGCTTCAGCAGGCTAAGGCTACAGTATCTAAAATCTGCCAACTCCCCGAGTGGGACTTAACCCCAACACTCTCCGCCTCGCCCTCGCTTCCAGGAGCTGTCGAAGCCGGTGGTAATGTCTAA
- a CDS encoding putative kns1: MSLRDMKLVFRPDGFDEDFVRGAITELLRALDFSHSDGEVVHTDLHPGNMLLGVYDNNIMQSLAEREFTSPVSRKAVSPTRTIYLSRLMRPREGPMLLSDFGEARIGPGLHGGDIMPLEYRAPETLLYVGWSYPVDIWGVGLTAWDLLEPKRLFTARDEDDDLYDAAHLA; this comes from the exons ATGAGCCTGCGTGATATGAAGCTAGTGTTTCGGCCAGATGGGTTCGATGAAGACTTTGTCCGGGGCGCCATTACGGAGCTTCTTCGAGCTTTGGACTTTTCGCATAGCGATGGAGAGGTTGTTCATACCG ATTTGCACCCAGGCAACATGCTCCTGGGCGTTTATGATAACAACATTATGCAAAGTCTTGCGGAAAGGGAGTTCACATCTCCAGTATCTCGCAAGGCGGTGTCGCCTACTCGGACAATTTATCTCTCACGCCTCATGCGCCCAAGGGAAGGCCCAATGTTATTATCTGACTTCGGTGAGGCTAGGATTGGCCCAGGGCTACACGGCGGTGATATAATGCCCTTGGAGTATCGGGCTCCAGAGACATTGCTTTACGTAGGTTGGAGCTACCCTGTCGATATCTGGGGTGTTGGTCTGACG GCCTGGGACCTTCTTGAACCGAAGAGGCTCTTCACAGCGCgtgacgaggatgacgatctATACGACGCTGCTCACCTTGCCTAG